One region of Mucilaginibacter sp. 14171R-50 genomic DNA includes:
- a CDS encoding DNA-formamidopyrimidine glycosylase family protein: MPEGPSILILKEKLQPFTGQKVIAASCNNGTLDTRILTGQTITAFKSWGKHFLICFAGFTIRIHMMMFGTYRINSRTEKSPRLHLQFEDGELNFYACQLKLIEEPLDEVYDWQADVMSEAWDTKKAIKKMKAIPGLLACDALMDQQIFSGVGNIIKNEALFRSRIHPESVMAAMPPKKVKELITETILYSFEFLEQRKEGTLKRHWQAYHKKECPRNHVPFISKDTGRSRRASFYCELCQVKYQ, from the coding sequence ATGCCTGAGGGGCCAAGCATACTGATATTAAAAGAAAAACTACAGCCGTTTACAGGCCAAAAAGTAATAGCTGCAAGCTGTAACAACGGCACGCTTGATACCCGCATCCTTACCGGCCAAACCATTACCGCTTTTAAAAGCTGGGGCAAACATTTTTTGATTTGCTTCGCCGGGTTTACCATCCGCATACACATGATGATGTTTGGCACCTACCGCATCAACTCGCGCACCGAAAAATCGCCGCGCCTGCATCTGCAATTTGAAGATGGCGAGCTAAACTTTTACGCTTGCCAGTTAAAATTGATTGAAGAACCGCTTGATGAGGTGTACGACTGGCAGGCCGATGTAATGAGTGAGGCATGGGACACCAAAAAGGCCATCAAAAAGATGAAAGCTATTCCGGGCCTGCTGGCCTGCGACGCGCTAATGGATCAGCAGATATTTTCGGGCGTGGGCAATATCATAAAAAATGAAGCCCTTTTCAGAAGCCGGATACATCCCGAAAGCGTTATGGCCGCAATGCCGCCCAAAAAGGTTAAGGAACTGATAACCGAAACCATTTTATATAGCTTTGAATTTTTAGAGCAACGAAAAGAAGGCACCTTAAAAAGGCACTGGCAGGCCTATCATAAAAAAGAGTGCCCCCGCAACCATGTGCCGTTTATAAGTAAAGATACGGGCAGATCGCGCAGGGCAAGTTTTTATTGCGAGTTGTGCCAGGTTAAATACCAGTAA
- a CDS encoding YitT family protein, translating into MKFRGAFVDSLLIISGILSAGMGLKGFLLSSHFIDGGVTGISMLVADITKTPLSVLIFVINFPFLFLGYRKLGVTFAIKSALAIAGLSLCIAFVNFPDVTHDKLLTAVFGGVFIGSGIGMAIRGGAVLDGTEIAALLVSRKAQVVRVSDVILILNVVIFTAAVFLLGVESGLYSILTYLGASKMIDFILNGLEQYTGMTIVSAKGEEIRIAITQSLGRGVTVYQGKSGYGKDGHINSPREIIFTVATRLEVPLLKREVLKIDPAAFIVQQSVDDTTGGLLKRKKGH; encoded by the coding sequence ATGAAATTCAGGGGCGCATTCGTCGATTCATTACTTATTATATCTGGAATATTATCCGCGGGCATGGGCTTAAAAGGGTTTCTGCTCTCGAGCCATTTTATTGACGGGGGGGTTACCGGTATATCTATGTTGGTTGCCGATATCACGAAAACTCCTTTATCAGTACTGATATTTGTTATAAATTTTCCTTTTTTATTTTTAGGGTATCGTAAACTTGGCGTCACCTTCGCCATTAAAAGCGCGCTGGCCATTGCAGGCCTTTCGTTATGTATTGCGTTTGTTAATTTTCCTGATGTTACGCATGATAAGCTACTTACGGCGGTTTTTGGGGGCGTGTTTATTGGCTCGGGCATTGGCATGGCTATACGCGGCGGCGCTGTATTGGACGGCACCGAAATTGCTGCGCTGCTGGTAAGCAGAAAAGCACAGGTTGTGCGCGTAAGCGATGTTATATTAATATTGAACGTAGTGATATTTACCGCCGCCGTATTTTTGTTGGGGGTAGAGTCCGGACTGTACTCTATATTAACTTATCTGGGCGCATCAAAAATGATAGATTTTATATTGAATGGTTTAGAGCAATACACCGGCATGACCATCGTATCGGCCAAAGGCGAAGAGATAAGGATTGCTATTACCCAATCGCTTGGGCGTGGGGTTACGGTTTACCAGGGTAAAAGCGGCTATGGCAAGGATGGGCACATCAACTCTCCCCGCGAAATTATCTTCACCGTAGCTACCAGGCTTGAAGTACCACTTTTAAAACGCGAGGTATTGAAGATCGACCCCGCCGCCTTTATAGTGCAGCAAAGCGTTGATGATACCACCGGCGGATTGTTGAAGCGAAAGAAGGGGCATTAA
- a CDS encoding NUDIX domain-containing protein, with protein sequence MLTKQELEEFWAEAGKKYLNHISIDCVVFGFHEGQMKVLMLKSNNEEAWYLPGGFVRKEEPIEKAADRILKERTGIDEIFLQQFHIFGDPDRSKVHNEMYKDMLPEEKNFFGQRFISIGYYALVDFFNVTPTPDDFSEICTWRDLNDLPSFQLDHELIFRTALDTLRLQLNYQPIGYNLMPREFTMPELQKLYETILDKKLDRRNFQRRILGFGILNKLDQTRKGGAHKAPYLYAFDLEKYQAALKEGLKSGW encoded by the coding sequence ATGTTAACTAAGCAAGAGCTGGAAGAGTTTTGGGCCGAAGCCGGAAAGAAGTACCTTAACCACATATCTATTGATTGTGTGGTATTTGGTTTTCATGAAGGGCAGATGAAGGTGTTGATGCTGAAAAGCAACAACGAAGAAGCCTGGTATTTGCCTGGCGGCTTTGTGCGCAAAGAGGAGCCTATTGAAAAGGCCGCCGACCGCATTTTAAAGGAACGGACCGGTATAGACGAGATATTTTTACAACAGTTTCATATTTTTGGCGACCCCGACCGCTCTAAAGTGCACAACGAAATGTATAAGGATATGCTGCCCGAAGAGAAAAACTTTTTTGGCCAGCGTTTTATATCTATAGGTTACTACGCCTTAGTTGATTTTTTTAATGTGACACCCACGCCCGATGATTTTTCTGAAATATGCACCTGGCGCGACCTTAACGACCTGCCATCCTTTCAACTCGACCACGAACTGATATTCCGGACGGCATTAGATACCCTGCGCCTGCAGCTTAATTACCAGCCGATTGGTTATAACCTGATGCCCCGCGAATTTACCATGCCCGAACTGCAGAAGCTGTATGAAACCATCCTGGATAAAAAGTTGGACCGCCGCAATTTCCAGCGCCGCATTTTAGGCTTCGGCATTTTAAACAAGCTGGACCAAACCCGTAAAGGTGGTGCCCATAAAGCACCCTACCTGTACGCTTTCGACCTGGAGAAATACCAGGCTGCATTGAAAGAAGGACTAAAGAGCGGCTGGTAA
- the bglX gene encoding beta-glucosidase BglX, with protein MKRYFTNKPVAYLSAAMLLCLPFGNALAQKQSETAKMNAFVNGLMKKMTVDEKIGQLNLVTGGMAITGSVTNNGISEGVRKGSIGGIFGLYGTDNVRKMQEAAVKSTRLHIPLIFGLDVIHGHRTIFPIPLGMSTTWDMGLVEQAAHIAAKEATAEGLNWVFSPMVDIARDARWGRISEGAGEDPYLGGKIAAAMIRGYQGTSMRNADAVMACVKHFALYGGAEAGREYNTVDMSRLSMYNYYLPPYKAALDAGAGSFMSSFNVVDGVPATTNKWLLTDLLRKQWGFKGFVVSDYTALNEVTNHGLGDLQTVSALALKAGLDMDMVGEGFLTTLKRSLQQGKVTQAEIDQACRRVLEAKYKLGLFDNPYKSIDPEREKTEIMTEANRKAARVTAEHSFVLLKNANQILPLKKSGGSIALVGPLADNKRDMLGTWVIGGEWEKSISVMEGIKHIVGDNVKINYAKGSNITDDTTFMKRLNFGPGMVTLDKQSPEDMIEDAVKAAKKSDIIVAVVGESQSMSGESSSRSDISIPESQQMMLKALAKLGKPIVIVLFNGRPLTLTWENDNAAAILNVWAPGTEAGNAIAEVLFGNYNPSGKLTTTFPRSVGQIPLYYNHLNTGRPYSSGPTKFKSNYLDISNDPLYPFGYGLSYTNFTYGNIKLSKTRLKGNETLTATVTVTNSGHYDGEEVVQLYITDPVASISRPVQELKGFIKINLKAGEQQDVSFKITTQQLKFYNSQLKYDWEPGDFIVRIGTNSADTKSAGIKWAK; from the coding sequence ATGAAAAGATATTTTACCAATAAGCCGGTTGCTTACCTAAGCGCGGCTATGCTGCTTTGCCTGCCTTTTGGCAACGCTTTAGCTCAAAAACAAAGCGAAACGGCAAAAATGAATGCCTTTGTAAATGGTTTAATGAAAAAAATGACCGTTGACGAAAAGATAGGTCAATTAAACCTGGTAACAGGCGGCATGGCCATAACGGGCTCGGTAACCAACAACGGTATCAGCGAAGGCGTAAGAAAGGGCAGCATTGGCGGCATATTTGGGTTATACGGCACCGATAACGTGCGTAAAATGCAGGAAGCGGCAGTGAAAAGTACACGCCTGCACATTCCATTAATATTCGGCCTTGATGTAATACACGGCCACCGTACCATATTCCCGATCCCGTTAGGGATGTCAACCACCTGGGATATGGGGCTTGTTGAGCAGGCTGCCCATATTGCCGCTAAAGAGGCTACTGCCGAAGGGTTGAACTGGGTATTTTCGCCGATGGTTGATATTGCCCGCGATGCCAGATGGGGGCGTATATCTGAAGGTGCAGGCGAAGATCCGTACCTGGGTGGTAAAATTGCCGCCGCTATGATAAGAGGTTACCAGGGTACCAGCATGAGAAATGCCGACGCGGTTATGGCCTGCGTAAAACACTTTGCGCTTTACGGCGGCGCCGAAGCCGGCCGCGAATATAATACGGTTGACATGAGCCGCCTGAGCATGTATAATTATTACCTGCCCCCATATAAAGCAGCACTTGATGCAGGCGCAGGCAGTTTCATGAGTTCGTTCAACGTAGTTGACGGTGTGCCTGCTACAACCAATAAATGGCTGTTAACAGATCTGCTGCGCAAGCAGTGGGGGTTTAAGGGTTTTGTGGTGTCAGATTACACCGCTTTAAATGAAGTTACCAACCACGGACTGGGCGACCTGCAAACAGTATCGGCACTGGCCTTAAAGGCAGGTTTGGATATGGATATGGTGGGTGAGGGCTTTTTGACCACCCTGAAAAGATCTTTGCAGCAAGGCAAGGTAACCCAGGCCGAAATAGATCAGGCTTGCCGCCGGGTGCTCGAGGCAAAATACAAGCTGGGTTTATTTGATAACCCTTACAAATCTATCGACCCGGAACGCGAAAAGACTGAGATAATGACCGAGGCTAACCGTAAGGCTGCACGCGTTACCGCCGAGCACTCGTTTGTACTGCTGAAAAACGCCAACCAGATACTACCGCTAAAAAAATCAGGAGGCAGCATCGCCCTTGTTGGCCCGCTTGCTGATAATAAAAGGGATATGCTGGGTACCTGGGTAATTGGCGGCGAATGGGAGAAATCGATCAGCGTAATGGAAGGGATCAAGCACATCGTAGGCGATAATGTGAAGATCAATTATGCGAAGGGCAGTAATATTACCGATGACACGACCTTTATGAAGCGCCTTAACTTTGGGCCCGGGATGGTAACGCTTGATAAACAATCGCCAGAGGATATGATAGAAGATGCGGTTAAGGCGGCAAAAAAATCAGATATCATTGTGGCGGTGGTGGGCGAATCGCAAAGTATGAGCGGCGAATCGTCGAGCCGGTCAGATATCAGTATCCCTGAAAGCCAACAGATGATGTTAAAGGCGCTGGCCAAACTGGGTAAGCCCATAGTTATAGTATTATTTAACGGCAGGCCGCTTACCCTTACGTGGGAAAATGATAATGCAGCCGCCATATTAAATGTATGGGCGCCGGGTACCGAAGCGGGTAACGCCATTGCCGAAGTGCTGTTTGGCAACTATAACCCATCGGGTAAATTAACTACCACGTTTCCGCGTAGCGTAGGGCAAATACCTTTATATTATAATCATTTAAATACGGGCCGCCCTTACTCATCAGGCCCTACCAAGTTCAAGTCCAATTATCTCGACATCAGTAACGATCCGCTTTATCCGTTTGGTTATGGGTTAAGCTACACTAATTTTACCTATGGTAATATAAAGCTGAGCAAAACCAGGTTAAAAGGCAACGAAACACTTACAGCAACGGTTACTGTAACCAATAGCGGCCATTACGATGGCGAAGAAGTTGTACAGTTGTATATTACCGACCCGGTTGCAAGCATAAGCCGCCCGGTGCAAGAGCTTAAAGGGTTTATAAAAATAAACCTGAAAGCCGGCGAGCAACAGGATGTGAGTTTTAAGATCACTACGCAGCAGCTTAAGTTTTATAACAGCCAGCTTAAATATGATTGGGAACCCGGCGACTTCATTGTGCGGATAGGTACAAACTCGGCTGATACAAAAAGTGCCGGCATTAAATGGGCTAAATAA
- a CDS encoding TonB-dependent receptor: MFKSLLLKGRALCLLLCCMVSSLVVTAQTKHTGKVTGSDDKLPVVGATVQVKGTTIGTQTDVNGQFSLNVSPGTVLVVSYLGYQTQEVTVGASETINVVLQVGNNTLNEVVVTGYTSQRKKDISGSVTTVNVAAAKSVPSVSAESILQGQAAGVNVVTQGTPGGGSQVTIRGLSNFNNSSPLYVVDGLQTGNISNLNPNDIESISVLKDAGAAAIYGVSGGNGVIVVTTKKGKQGKTTISYDAFYGTTQPLSGNVFNLLNADQFEQLVAKVDPDNDLMKGNPKGNKFYDYGYQSGAGAKGVFNQEQASSFLPNYHLDNDPARDYLIQKFVKGAGTDWFHEIFKSAPIQQHSLSASGASDKSNYFMSLGYTNQQGTLINTYFKRYQARVNTTFSVKDHIRLGENLSYYYNSSPNGGGGLVGGNQAEGNPISETYRTLPIIPVRDIGGNLGGTYAGPAALGNALNPVGMQERQSTTHTNEYGVQGTVFAEADFLKHFTARTAYSADIYNRYYYNIGYRQYDSGEAHGGNNSYSEGSSYDSNFNWSNTINYKQVFGKHNISLLGGFEQRGYTGREINAQAKNLFSLDPFFANIQNGQAGQTTADSRFRDLNTIMSFFGRLDYTFNDRYIIGATIRRDGSSRFAAGNKWSTFPAVSAAWRVTQEDFAKGLNWLNDLKIRGSYGTSGFNGNVGVNSAYAAFGGGPGSSSYAIDGSSSSVIPGYLRNSLGNPNAVWETDKTLNVGFDASLFNHLDISAEYYKKTISDLLVVVPVPATVGTQEGAWPTVNNGQVVNKGLDLSATYHGSAGEFTYSIGANITTVSNEITKLGAPFFASDVRNGNVVYNQVGGPIGAFYGYKVVGYWNTQAEIDALDAQQKPDLFGSVPVYQDKAAPGRFRYADVNGDGRITDADRTQIGDPTPDFTYGVNLNLGYKGFDLSAVLYGSQGGEIYNSVKYWTNFYGTQTGNKSIDLLKYAWDPAKSAAENANAKAPIAEKTTTFSTSDAVNSYYVENGSYLKLKSVQIGYKFAPSILKTVGVDQLRVYVQGTNLFTSTKYTGLDPELQAYDGRNSQGIDRGSYPNNERRFIFGVNLSF, from the coding sequence ATGTTTAAAAGTTTACTCCTTAAAGGAAGAGCACTATGCCTGCTACTATGCTGCATGGTTTCTTCATTGGTAGTTACAGCTCAAACAAAGCACACCGGAAAGGTTACTGGCAGCGACGACAAGTTGCCTGTAGTTGGAGCCACTGTGCAGGTTAAAGGCACTACCATTGGTACACAAACAGACGTTAACGGACAGTTCAGCCTGAACGTTAGTCCGGGTACCGTATTAGTGGTATCTTATCTGGGTTATCAAACCCAGGAAGTTACTGTTGGCGCTTCAGAAACAATTAACGTTGTTCTGCAGGTTGGCAATAACACGTTGAACGAAGTAGTAGTAACCGGCTACACCTCGCAACGTAAAAAAGACATTTCCGGTTCGGTTACAACTGTGAATGTTGCGGCAGCAAAATCAGTGCCTTCTGTAAGTGCTGAAAGTATCCTGCAAGGCCAGGCGGCCGGTGTTAACGTTGTAACACAAGGTACTCCGGGTGGCGGCTCACAAGTTACCATCCGCGGTTTAAGTAACTTTAACAATTCATCGCCGCTGTATGTGGTTGACGGATTGCAAACAGGAAACATCTCAAACCTAAACCCTAACGATATCGAGTCGATCTCGGTATTGAAAGATGCGGGTGCTGCTGCTATCTACGGTGTTAGTGGTGGTAACGGTGTTATCGTAGTTACAACCAAAAAAGGTAAACAAGGTAAAACAACCATCTCTTACGATGCATTTTACGGTACTACCCAGCCCTTAAGCGGTAACGTATTTAATTTGCTTAATGCCGACCAGTTTGAGCAATTGGTTGCTAAGGTTGACCCTGATAACGATTTAATGAAGGGTAACCCTAAAGGTAACAAATTTTACGATTACGGTTATCAGTCGGGCGCTGGTGCTAAAGGTGTATTTAACCAGGAGCAAGCCAGCTCATTTTTGCCGAACTATCACCTGGATAACGATCCTGCAAGGGACTACCTGATCCAGAAGTTTGTTAAAGGTGCAGGTACCGATTGGTTCCACGAAATTTTCAAAAGTGCTCCTATCCAGCAGCACTCGTTAAGCGCAAGTGGTGCAAGCGATAAAAGCAACTACTTTATGTCTTTAGGTTACACCAACCAACAAGGTACGCTTATCAACACTTACTTTAAAAGATACCAGGCCCGTGTTAACACCACCTTTAGTGTAAAAGACCACATCAGGTTGGGCGAAAACTTAAGCTATTATTATAACAGCTCGCCTAACGGCGGCGGTGGTTTAGTTGGTGGTAACCAGGCTGAAGGTAACCCTATCTCTGAAACTTACCGTACACTTCCAATTATCCCTGTACGCGATATCGGGGGTAACTTAGGCGGTACTTATGCAGGCCCCGCCGCTTTAGGTAACGCACTTAACCCTGTTGGTATGCAAGAGCGCCAAAGCACTACCCATACAAACGAATATGGTGTGCAAGGTACTGTATTTGCAGAAGCCGACTTCCTGAAACATTTTACAGCACGTACTGCTTACAGTGCTGATATCTACAACCGTTACTACTATAACATCGGTTACCGCCAGTATGATAGCGGCGAGGCTCATGGTGGTAACAATAGCTACAGCGAAGGTTCATCATACGATAGCAACTTTAACTGGAGCAACACCATCAATTACAAACAAGTATTTGGAAAACATAATATCAGTTTATTAGGTGGTTTTGAGCAAAGGGGCTATACCGGCCGCGAGATAAACGCGCAGGCTAAAAACCTTTTCTCACTTGATCCTTTCTTCGCAAATATCCAAAACGGTCAGGCCGGTCAGACAACTGCTGACAGCCGGTTCAGGGATCTTAACACCATCATGTCATTTTTTGGCCGCTTAGATTATACCTTTAATGACAGGTATATTATCGGCGCAACTATCCGTCGCGATGGTAGCTCTCGTTTTGCAGCCGGTAACAAGTGGAGTACTTTCCCTGCGGTATCTGCGGCATGGCGCGTAACCCAGGAAGACTTTGCTAAAGGTTTAAACTGGTTAAACGACTTAAAGATCCGCGGTAGCTACGGTACATCAGGTTTCAACGGTAACGTAGGTGTAAACAGTGCTTATGCGGCTTTTGGTGGTGGCCCGGGTTCATCATCTTATGCTATCGATGGTTCGTCAAGTTCAGTTATCCCAGGTTACTTAAGAAACTCATTGGGTAACCCTAATGCTGTTTGGGAAACTGATAAAACCTTAAACGTTGGTTTCGATGCATCATTATTTAACCACTTGGATATTAGTGCCGAGTATTACAAAAAAACTATTTCGGACCTGTTGGTAGTTGTACCTGTTCCTGCAACAGTTGGTACACAAGAAGGCGCATGGCCAACTGTTAACAACGGTCAGGTTGTAAATAAAGGTTTAGATCTTAGCGCTACTTACCATGGCTCGGCCGGTGAGTTCACCTACTCAATTGGTGCTAACATCACCACTGTAAGTAACGAAATTACAAAGTTGGGCGCTCCGTTTTTCGCCTCAGATGTTCGTAACGGTAACGTAGTTTACAACCAGGTAGGCGGCCCAATTGGCGCGTTCTACGGTTACAAGGTTGTAGGTTACTGGAATACCCAAGCCGAGATAGATGCGCTTGACGCACAACAAAAACCAGATTTGTTTGGATCTGTGCCGGTTTACCAGGATAAAGCTGCTCCGGGCCGCTTCCGTTATGCTGATGTAAACGGCGATGGTCGTATCACCGATGCTGACCGTACCCAAATTGGTGACCCAACCCCAGATTTCACTTATGGTGTTAACCTGAACCTTGGTTACAAAGGGTTTGACCTTAGCGCTGTATTATATGGTTCACAAGGTGGCGAAATTTATAACAGCGTGAAATATTGGACTAATTTTTACGGTACTCAAACCGGTAACAAAAGTATAGACCTGTTGAAATACGCTTGGGACCCTGCTAAATCTGCAGCAGAAAACGCAAATGCAAAAGCGCCTATAGCTGAAAAAACAACCACTTTCAGTACTTCTGATGCCGTAAACTCGTACTATGTAGAAAATGGCTCATACCTTAAATTAAAATCGGTACAAATTGGTTATAAATTTGCGCCAAGCATTCTTAAGACTGTTGGGGTTGATCAGTTACGTGTTTACGTACAAGGTACTAACCTGTTTACCTCTACCAAATATACAGGTCTTGATCCGGAGCTTCAGGCATATGATGGCCGTAACAGCCAGGGCATAGACAGAGGTAGCTACCCTAACAACGAACGCAGATTTATTTTTGGCGTAAACCTTAGTTTCTAA
- a CDS encoding RagB/SusD family nutrient uptake outer membrane protein has protein sequence MKKSFKLKVLIPATLVLLGGSYSCKKYLDQAPIGSLIPDVVATRTGVDGVLIGAYSVVDGVFDGQTGSPWETGTDNWVYGSVVAGEAFKGSNPGDQPAAANLEAFSATGANDYLDHKWRVCYAGVQRANDVIRLLAQVKDGSVTPEQQTQYIAEARFLRGFFHLEAAKLWKNVPYVDETITYAAQNYNIPNDGPIWDKIEADFAAAAQDLPETQPQIGRANKWAALAFEAKTLMFDHKYGDAFTILKNVIDNGKTSSGAKYALGKYANNFNPSTKNGPEGVFVVQASVHDGANGLNGNAGNVLNFPSAGPAGCCGFFQPTFDFVNSFKVDANGLPLMDTYQNDFMKNDQGVPAGTVFMPGDELVDARLDWSVGRRGIPYLDWGICPGAAWARDQPNGGPYLPIKNVYYKAAQSTTSDSYGGWAANQSTSNSYNAIRFADVILWAAECAVEANQLSVAEGYVNQVRARAADQSGWVKGKLTGYTGGDVEKPEVDNSQFAANYKVGLYTGQFTTNGQAYARKAVYFERKLELGMEGHRFFDLSRWDAVNGGPAGSIMSTEIEKFLKNTRDFGDKFASAVMKVAKFTSNKNELYPIPQFQIDISKGTLKQNPGY, from the coding sequence ATGAAAAAAAGTTTTAAATTAAAAGTCCTTATACCGGCAACACTCGTGTTGCTTGGAGGCTCTTACTCTTGTAAGAAGTATCTTGATCAGGCGCCTATCGGCTCGCTGATCCCCGATGTGGTTGCAACACGTACGGGTGTTGATGGTGTTCTTATTGGCGCATATTCAGTTGTTGATGGTGTATTTGACGGTCAGACTGGTAGCCCATGGGAAACCGGTACCGATAACTGGGTATATGGTAGTGTGGTAGCCGGAGAGGCCTTTAAGGGCTCTAACCCTGGTGACCAGCCTGCCGCTGCAAACCTTGAGGCGTTTAGCGCTACAGGTGCTAACGATTACTTAGATCACAAATGGCGTGTATGCTATGCCGGTGTACAACGTGCTAATGATGTAATCAGGTTATTAGCCCAGGTTAAAGATGGTTCTGTTACTCCCGAACAACAAACACAGTATATAGCCGAGGCCCGTTTTCTGCGTGGATTCTTCCACCTGGAAGCTGCTAAACTTTGGAAAAACGTGCCGTATGTGGATGAAACGATCACCTACGCAGCACAAAACTACAATATTCCAAATGATGGCCCTATATGGGATAAAATTGAGGCCGACTTTGCAGCTGCTGCACAAGACCTGCCTGAAACACAGCCGCAAATTGGCCGTGCAAATAAATGGGCTGCTTTAGCATTCGAAGCTAAAACGCTTATGTTTGACCATAAATACGGCGATGCTTTTACTATTTTGAAAAATGTAATTGACAACGGTAAAACAAGTTCAGGCGCGAAATACGCTTTAGGTAAATATGCTAACAACTTTAACCCGTCTACCAAGAACGGCCCTGAGGGTGTATTTGTAGTACAGGCATCTGTACATGATGGTGCCAATGGTTTGAATGGTAACGCTGGTAACGTGTTAAACTTCCCATCTGCAGGCCCTGCAGGATGCTGCGGTTTCTTCCAGCCAACATTTGATTTTGTAAACTCATTTAAAGTTGATGCTAACGGATTGCCGTTAATGGATACTTACCAAAATGATTTCATGAAAAATGATCAGGGTGTGCCTGCCGGTACTGTGTTTATGCCGGGCGATGAGTTAGTTGATGCCAGGTTAGACTGGTCAGTAGGCCGTCGTGGTATCCCATATTTAGACTGGGGAATTTGCCCGGGTGCTGCCTGGGCCCGTGACCAGCCAAACGGTGGTCCGTACCTGCCAATTAAAAACGTATACTACAAAGCCGCGCAATCAACTACTTCAGATTCATACGGTGGCTGGGCTGCAAACCAGTCAACTTCAAACAGCTATAATGCTATCCGTTTTGCTGATGTTATTTTATGGGCAGCTGAGTGTGCAGTTGAAGCAAACCAACTTTCGGTTGCTGAAGGTTACGTTAACCAGGTAAGGGCCCGTGCTGCTGACCAAAGCGGTTGGGTTAAAGGTAAGCTAACCGGCTATACCGGCGGTGATGTTGAAAAGCCTGAAGTTGATAACAGCCAGTTTGCTGCAAATTACAAAGTAGGGTTATACACCGGCCAGTTTACTACAAATGGCCAGGCATATGCCCGTAAAGCGGTTTACTTTGAGCGCAAGCTTGAGTTAGGTATGGAAGGCCATCGTTTCTTCGACTTATCGCGTTGGGATGCCGTAAATGGCGGCCCTGCAGGTTCGATCATGTCAACAGAGATTGAAAAATTCCTGAAAAATACCCGTGATTTTGGCGATAAATTTGCCTCAGCGGTAATGAAAGTTGCTAAATTCACATCTAACAAGAATGAGCTTTACCCGATACCTCAATTCCAAATTGATATTTCTAAAGGCACATTGAAACAAAATCCTGGCTATTAA